The sequence GTTTGGGCTTTGCCTTTGGAATGTACAGACGCCCAATTTGGGCGTCTCTTGTCGGGGAGCGTATCAGGGTAATTATACCTGAATAAACTTGATTTTACCCCAAACCATATATTATTGTTTTTATCCTGCATCACTGCCCAGACCTGGCTTTCTTCCAAATTATTTTTTTTACTGAAATTTGTGAATTCCTTTCCATTGTAAGTACAGATGCCTTTGGTGGTGGCTAACCATAACACGCCCTTGTGATCTTCTATTATTTTTAATATGATGTTACTATTTAAACCATCTTTTACGGTATAATTAATAAAGTACAGACGCCCAATTTGGGCGTCTCTGTTAACATCATCATTCTTTTCTTCACCAGAACTGCCACTGCTACTGCCTTTATATTTCCCCAATCCACCGCTGTCCATGCCAATCCAGATATTTCCTTTTGAATCTTCCATGATTGAATAAATACGATCATTACCCAATCCGTCTTTTGAAGTGAAAATAACGAAATTAGTACCATCAAAGCGACATAAACCGCCTCCGTAAGTTCCAATCCATAAATAACCTTTACTGTCCTGCAATAATGCATAGACCTGAGATTGCGGTAATCCATTTTCTATGGTATACCAGGAAAAGTTGTATTGTTGAGCAGTGCAGTGAGCAGTACGCAGTATACAATAAGCAATTAACAGAGCAAGATAAATTGCAGGAACGATATTTCTTAGCATATTTGGTAATGACCCCAGTGAAATGTTCTGCTGCGCAGAATTTCACGTGGTAAACTAATGATTTTTTCCACGACTGAAAGGTAAGAATTATTCAAAATTAAATTATAAAGTAAAAAGAAATAAATAAATTTGTGCTATGAAACAAGAAATAATAGAACTCCACGAAGATGTATCGGGTTCTCCCCTCTATAGCGAAGATTTTGCCCCGGTGCCTCAGGACAAACGTACATGGGATACCTGGAACATTGCCGCAATATGGGTAGGCATGGCCGTATGCATCCCTACCTACATGCTTGCCAGCAGCCTGATAAACCAGGGAATGAACTGGTGGCAGGCGCTGTTAACAATTCTGTTAGGTAACGTTATTGTTCTGATCCCAATGATATTAAATGCGCATGTAGGTACCAAATATGGTGTTCCTTTACCGGTATTCCTTCGCCTGAGTTTTGGAATAAAAGGGGCTGAGCTGGCTGCGCTTTTAAGAGGCCTGGTAGCATGCGGATGGTTTGGCATTCAAACCTGGATCGGTGGCGCTGCCATATACCAGCTTCTCCTGGTGGTATTGCCTGATCTGGCACACAGTCCTTCGTTGGGCGATTTTATAGGTCTTAACCTGGGCCAGTTTGCCTGTTTTATCCTGTTCTGGCTTATTAATATGTATATTGTTTACAAAGGCATCGAATCCATAAAATTGCTGGAAACCTGGGCCGCACCTTTCTTATTGATCATCGGGCTCTGCTTATTAGCCTGGGCATGGATCAAAGTAGGCTCGCTCGGACAAATATTAGACGCTTCTTATGAGCTATCCAAAGAATCAGGGGTTAGCTTTTGGGCGATTTTCTGGCCGGGATTAACAGCCATGGTTGGGTTCTGGGCTACCCTGTCACTCAATATTCCTGACTTTACCCGTTATGCCAAATCTCAAAGAGACCAGGTGCTTGGGCAGATTATCGGGCTGCCTGCTACTATGGTCCTTTACTCTTTTATAGGCATTGCCGTTACAAGCGCCACGTTCATCATTTATTCTGAACCGATCTGGGATCCGGTGGTGCTCATGGGAAAATTTGATACCGCCTCTGTGGTGATCCTGTCAATGATCGGGCTTACTGTGGCAACTTTATCAACAAATATCGCTGCCAACATAGTCGCCCCGGCAAACAGTTTCGCTAATCTTATGCCCAATAAGATCAGTTTTAAAATGGGAGGATATATTACCGGCTTCATCGGTATCATTATTTTTCCCTGGAAGCTGATGGCTGACCCTGAAGGATATATTTTCAAATGGCTGATCGCCTATTCTGCCCTTTTGGGAGCCTTGGCCGGCATTATGATATGCGATTATTATATACTTCGCAAAAGGGTGATTGACCTTGCTGAGCTTTTTAAACAGGAAGGTAAATACAAAGGATGGAATAAAGCCGCCTGGATATCATTTGTTATCTCCATCATTCCAACCGTACCGGGATTTTTGATCAAAGTAGAGCTTGTATCAAAAGAGAGCATTCCTTATTTTTTAGCTGAATTATATTCTTATGCGTGGTTTGTTACTTTTGGTATTTCTTTTGTTTTGTATTATTTTTTATCTAGAAGGAAAGT is a genomic window of Cytophagales bacterium containing:
- a CDS encoding NCS1 family nucleobase:cation symporter-1; the encoded protein is MKQEIIELHEDVSGSPLYSEDFAPVPQDKRTWDTWNIAAIWVGMAVCIPTYMLASSLINQGMNWWQALLTILLGNVIVLIPMILNAHVGTKYGVPLPVFLRLSFGIKGAELAALLRGLVACGWFGIQTWIGGAAIYQLLLVVLPDLAHSPSLGDFIGLNLGQFACFILFWLINMYIVYKGIESIKLLETWAAPFLLIIGLCLLAWAWIKVGSLGQILDASYELSKESGVSFWAIFWPGLTAMVGFWATLSLNIPDFTRYAKSQRDQVLGQIIGLPATMVLYSFIGIAVTSATFIIYSEPIWDPVVLMGKFDTASVVILSMIGLTVATLSTNIAANIVAPANSFANLMPNKISFKMGGYITGFIGIIIFPWKLMADPEGYIFKWLIAYSALLGALAGIMICDYYILRKRVIDLAELFKQEGKYKGWNKAAWISFVISIIPTVPGFLIKVELVSKESIPYFLAELYSYAWFVTFGISFVLYYFLSRRKVA